Proteins encoded together in one Penicillium digitatum chromosome 1, complete sequence window:
- a CDS encoding DUF788 domain protein translates to MAKKATKSLASRNGAVLSRTHLISAALHLLFLLLHFVFQRPRSLKPYFFLAVPTLAIEYYLDRMGRPRYNEDGSLRSAGEDLNATGLTEYMWDVLYWTQGCIVAACLFNDRAWWLWAVIPLYSVYAAYTTIMGVKKGFAGMGGGDSSQEADAPKSKTQLKKEKRGSTVKYRCHFIRDDDFTLLSTSLCLRQPV, encoded by the exons ATGGCTAAG AAAGCTACCAAATCTCTGGCGAGCCGTAATGGTGCTGTCCTCAGCCGTACTCATCTCATCTCTGCTGCATTGCACCTACTCTTCCTCCTGCTGCACTTTGTTTTCCAGCGGCCGCGTTCACTCAAGCCGTACTTTTTCCTGGCCGTTCCAACCCTTGCCATTGAATACTACTTGGACCGAATGGGCCGACCCCGTTATAATGAAGATGGTTCCCTGCGCTCCGCCGGCGAGGATCTCAACGCAACTGGCCTGACTGAGTATATGTGGGATGTCCTTTACTGGACCCAGGGGTGCATTGTCGCTGCCTGCCTCTTCAACGATCGGGCATGGTGGTTATGGGCTGTGATTCCATTGTACTCTGTGTACGCTGCCTACACCACCATAATGGGTGTGAAAAAAGGATTTGCTGGAATGGGTGGCGGTGATTCCAGCCAAGAGGCCGATGCCCCAAAGAGCAAGACACaattgaagaaggaaaagagaggCTCCACTGTGAAGTATAG GTGCCATTTTATTCGGGACGATGATTTCACTCTTCTCTCCACTTCACTTTGCTTGCGT CAGCCCGTTTGA
- a CDS encoding transcription factor hoxa13 yields the protein MIVGPVSSSNTEKLHIHLGWKPFANYGGRPRISQGNRVTLNGSASVAMVMKENGQVTDATVKANGRTDPKNPRKKGFVRWTVGLVVRLCIWYTLVIPFFRCPSRLADLTETSPRVCKPYLITRSHVEPYVKPHYDIYAAPYLDQARPYVEVFNHRFYTPASKVAKSGYEKYGAPALEQAQAYGTEQWQYQVTPILQIAQNKVHQLYLAKVDPYVQQSVAFVSPYYQWADTVVLNVFQDHLVPFYAHSRPFIGKAYSTSHGILTTHVLPGAQYTWSSVVYFTNSSLWPHVTGLYSEQVEPQLVKIGQRLASYREGKRLRAVIEDVDSSSTVQPVTSLITKLQDQIHTTTTLTSTSTPQASAQPTLTPSEQAQQVREKIDSDLERWHGKFVLAADKGIEDLEERIEEIVSTLVASSGKSHGRSLSTALQSVSAEQLSSIKQRINELAASMPEEDAPEIEKSTSDLLIQEIRTSAISVRDRAHALREWSILFEDELVRRVTAAINSTLDVLDSIRDLGLQEIGMRWAWMDGVTYQDWAKYHALKAQLEEWRNEIRGVGMSYKSVSDARAVAIEILDQGMHEAEQAAKEFVRLKDVGIWKIAAREVSDDFETRAEAPPARSKPQETKESYEDAAKVDSDNDESSEEVAMPLSGDAYEEIPFADKPSAAVDAGAEFDVDTESVVGDDILVEEQPSEGSAFGVAAADANSHQAPVLDNEGQDVLDSLVSKAGDSFAKASNAVSEAIYDASTTPASLASEQYYLDCSAASTAINGAPLCPGEMISSDTFQKYSDAVAAASSVIYSAPTPIVQSLMAGASSDFVGSTDQAKVLYEIAKSQVLGQMAESSAPVHAQLLASIESTYSGSLKYATDELESKLRVVRATPTPSDAGPLAQISFIASSRLSQGLSLASEQLAQVQPSATTASLLQAGFEPFVLDAQRRYYEAVGLAHDHYSAFVSTASGVVYGSPTPITAGSFMGIIEKAGSQYEDASSLASASLAAVVASVSSVVSSADGGKAQRIIYDASSRYNAALSVASSSLSAASMSASSAIYGTSTGHAESLSSQASENWGNLISKASEQIYGAPTPHLQQVVNNGRPQFEAVQVLVSELIVGKQPSFTESVLSKLRAVYETPYPAPAVSSASSYIDQAYGSASSAAPFIVSEVPSVEDIVQHASDQLHAVVEAASVGIYGTPKGFYEKAADAAADAYSKSSAQISDAAYCKESGYIDIAKDANENIQSTASASIYGEEPNAMERATIRLAEAVESARSQLADLAASASSLASGAVETAASRVEDKTSSIPVSSPFFLSFLFYSDSIGPSERKPCHGNAMRG from the exons ATGATAGTGGG TCCAG TCTCGAGCTCCAATACCGAAAAGCTACACATTCACCTGGGCT GGAAGCCCTTCGCAAATTACGGCGGCCGACCTCGAATCTCACAAGGAAATCGCGTGACCTTGAACGGGTCAGCCTCAGTTGCGATGGTAATGAAAGAGAATGGCCAAGTGACGGATGCCACAGTCAAAGCAAATGGCCGAACGGATCCTAAAAATCCACGAAAGAAGGGCTTCGTGCGATGGACAGTCGGACTTGTCGTGAG GTTATGTATATGGTACACACTCGTCATACCGTTCTTCAGGTGCCCATCCCGCCTCGCAGACCTCACAGAGACGTCACCTCGAGTTTGCAAGCCTTACCTGATTACTCGTTCGCATGTGGAACCTTATGTGAAGCCACATTATGATATTTATGCGGCGCCTTACCTTGATCAAGCCCGGCCATACGTGGAAGTCTTTAACCACCGTTTCTATACTCCAGCATCAAAAGTTGCCAAATCAGGATATGAAAAGTACGGAGCGCCGGCATTAGAGCAAGCTCAGGCGTATGGGACTGAGCAATGGCAATACCAAGTCACACCAATACTCCAAATTGCTCAAAATAAGGTACACCAACTTTATTTGGCCAAGGTTGATCCCTATGTCCAGCAAAGCGTTGCTTTTGTCTCTCCATACTATCAATGGGCCGACACCGTTGTGCTCAATGTCTTTCAGGACCATCTAGTGCCTTTCTACGCGCATTCCAGACCTTTCATCGGGAAAGCTTACTCCACGAGCCATGGTATTCTGACAACCCATGTCTTGCCCGGGGCGCAGTACACATGGTCATCCGTGGTCTACTTTACTAATAGCTCACTTTGGCCCCATGTTACTGGTCTTTACTCTGAGCAAGTAGAGCCCCAGCTGGTGAAGATTGGTCAGCGGTTGGCAAGCTACAGAGAGGGCAAGCGACTTCGCGCTGTTATAGAGGACGTGGATAG CAGCTCAACAGTCCAGCCCGTTACCTCTTTGATTACCAAGTTACAGGACCAAATCCACACGACGACCACTTTGACCTCAACCTCAACGCCCCAAGCTTCTGCTCAACCCACCCTAACCCCTTCCGAGCAAGCGCAGCAAGTCCGCGAGAAGATAGATTCGGATCTTGAGCGGTGGCATGGAAAATTTGTTCTTGCGGCTGATAAAGGCATTGAAGACCTTGAGGAACGTATTGAGGAGATCGTGTCCACCCTAGTTGCAAGCAGCGGGAAGAGCCACGGCCGGAGCCTTTCTACCGCGCTTCAGTCGGTTTCAGCGGAGCAGCTTTCTTCCATCAAGCAACGTATCAACGAACTCGCGGCTTCAATGCCAGAGGAGGACGCCCCGGAGATCGAGAAGTCTACTAGCGATTTGCTGATTCAGGAAATCCGAACTTCTGCTATCTCTGTGAGAGATCGCGCCCATGCACTCAGAGAGTGGTCTATCTTGTTCGAAGACGAACTTGTTCGCCGAGTTACTGCTGCTATCAATTCGACACTCGATGTTCTCGACAGCATTCGGGATCTAGGCTTACAAGAAATCGGCATGCGCTGGGCGTGGATGGATGGCGTCACATACCAGGATTGGGCCAAGTACCATGCGCTCAAGGCCCAACTCGAAGAATGGCGCAACGAGATCCGAGGTGTCGGCATGAGCTACAAATCCGTATCTGACGCCAGAGCCGTGGCGATTGAAATATTAGACCAGGGCATGCATGAAGCCGAGCAAGCTGCCAAGGAATTTGTCCGGTTAAAGGATGTTGGTATCTGGAAGATCGCTGCCCGTGAAGTAAGCGATGATTTTGAAACTCGCGCCGAAGCCCCCCCGGCGAGGTCCAAGCCCCAGGAGACCAAGGAATCTTACGAGGACGCCGCCAAGGTGGATTCTGATAACGACGAGTCTTCTGAAGAGGTAGCAATGCCACTTTCGGGCGACGCTTACGAAGAAATTCCCTTCGCCGATAAGCCTTCTGCGGCTGTCGATGCTGGTGCTGAATTTGATGTCGATACCGAGTCTGTTGTGGGCGATGATATTTTGGTGGAAGAGCAGCCCTCCGAAGGGTCCGCCTTTGGTGTTGCGGCTGCAGATGCAAATTCGCATCAAGCGCCTGTCTTAGATAACGAGGGTCAGGATGTCCTGGACAGTCTAGTGAGCAAGGCCGGCGATTCTTTCGCCAAGGCGAGCAACGCTGTTAGCGAAGCTATCTATGATGCATCTACGACCCCAGCATCATTGGCCAGTGAACAGTACTATCTCGACTGTTCCGCCGCCTCTACCGCTATCAATGGTGCTCCTCTATGCCCTGGAGAGATGATTTCCAGTGACACCTTTCAAAAATATAGCGATGCAGTAGCCGC TGCGTCGTCGGTCATTTACAGCGCCCCGACGCCAATTGTCCAATCTTTGATGGCCGGAGCTAGCTCAGATTTTGTTGGTTCCACGGATCAGGCTAAAGTACTATATGAGATCGCGAAGTCTCAAGTTCTTGGTCAAATGGCTGAGTCTAGCGCTCCTGTTCATGCCCAGCTCCTAGCTTCCATAGAGTCGACCTATTCTGGGTCTTTAAAATATGCCACAGATGAGCTGGAGTCCAAGCTTCGCGTAGTTCGTGCTACCCCGACGCCATCCGATGCCGGACCTCTGGCCCAGATTTCATTCATCGCATCATCCCGGCTAAGCCAGGGGCTCAGCTTAGCATCCGAACAATTAGCTCAAGTTCAGCCATCTGCTACAACCGCCAGTCTTCTGCAGGCGGGGTTCGAACCATTCGTCCTTGATGCGCAGCGTCGCTACTACGAAGCAGTAGGGTTGGCTCACGATCACTACTCTGCTTTTGTCTCTACGGCATCTGGGGTAGTCTATGGTTCTCCAACTCCCATAACAGCTGGAAGCTTCATGGGAATCATTGAAAAAGCTGGGTCTCAATACGAGGACGCTTCCTCGTTGGCTTCTGCCAGTCTTGCCGCTGTCGTCGCATCGGTAAGCTCGGTCGTCTCTTCCGCGGATGGCGGCAAAGCACAAAGAATCATCTATGATGCTTCCTCCAGATACAATGCTGCCCTCTCTGTCGCTTCCTCCTCTCTCTCTGCGGCTTCCATGTCGGCCAGCTCAGCCATCTATGGAACTTCCACAGGTCATGCAGAGTCCCTTTCTAGTCAAGCGTCTGAAAACTGGGGAAATCTCATTTCCAAAGCCAGTGAACAGATCTACGGAGCACCAACGCCGCATCTGCAACAAGTGGTGAACAATGGGCGTCCGCAGTTTGAAGCTGTACAAGTGCTCGTCTCTGAACTGATTGTGGGCAAGCAGCCTTCATTTACCGAGAGTGTACTAAGCAAGCTGCGCGCAGTATACGAGACACCTTACCCGGCTCCCGCTGTCTCCTCTGCGTCTAGCTACATCGACCAGGCTTATGGATCTGCGTCCTCCGCCGCACCTTTTATTGTTTCAGAAGTTCCGAGCGTAGAGGACATCGTGCAACACGCAAGTGACCAACTCCATGCTGTTGTTGAAGCCGCCAGTGTTGGTATCTACGGGACTCCCAAGGGTTTCTACGAAAAAGCCGCCGATGCCGCAGCCGATGCCTACTCAAAATCTTCCGCTCAAATCAGTGATGCAGCATACTGCAAGGAATCTGGTTATATCGATATCGCCAAGGATGCCAATGAGAATATTCAATCCACAGCCAGCGCGTCTATCTACGGCGAGGAACCTAACGCAATGGAGAGAGCAACTATCCGTCTTGCTGAAGCTGTTGAAAGCGCTAGGTCTCAGCTTGCTGATCTAGCCGCTAGCGCTAGCAGCCTTGCATCTGGGGCAGTTGAGACCGCCGCATCGCGTGTTGAAGATAAAACAAGCAGCATT CCTGTATCAtctcctttctttctttcttttctcttttatTCGGACTCAATCGGTCCCTCTGAGCGAAAACCATGCCATGGGAATGCCATGCGTGGCTAA
- a CDS encoding RING finger membrane protein yields MSSIWITYQHKPSASRRDSRMMEPADNQFRDTADNTAFPDLMNDPTYDEREKGFDDLDTCRICHGEATEEEPLFYPCKCSGSIKFVHQVCLVEWLSHSQKKHCELCKTPFRFTKLYDPNMPQSLPAPLFAKQALIQCFRTLVTWLRFVLVAFVWLGWLPWSMRAIWRALFWIADGRWSANENVRNQAAQTAQDGLGLLFSNGSAVNAAVTDSLTSTISNAAISSTTAVPSAQSSFLNSTAGEPLMLNLIKKVVPTLFMPAFTSTVGQSGQNNETVSSMKPRYPSWLSDVKFLNSLTPYPTINNMIMDTLEGQLITLLVVVAFILLFLIREWVVQQQPMVNIAEGEREAALQLIANANNRLNDRFNDEGGLRQPEPIPAHPENEDNDEPAEAHELDNAILPHFAPHSPAPSSNDSEYGLPGFEAEPRDYNGNDSEYEAGGLPPTARALAFRDLVARTHGNHEEMLRILREEAHGDDLDWIVNAISGATINRDSSAGPSTRPHDPDNPEVPDGADSVDLQDGYIDHPLDADAGSSAQNTDRRPPTRDNDVPVANVQADDRPPLGLTERVFEWFWGDITLAERDTEELVPEDDEHIVQDPALEDLFVPLPNRMGNVQADAAADAAAAADAGLDPNDVDAIEGDDFEGIMDLIGMHGPIFGLFQNGVFCALLIAFTVAIGIWLPYLWGKIALVLLANPLELVIGVPITAVEVITDIALDTLIGVVGYLMYWLSLVFKIVLSPLGALLPTGEWISRDKSVTSASLSLIDASSHRLNKVIKAFLVFHESDIPMFSVLSHQALKLHQARLGAVFQSVFATVKFLLHDFPTRLVTLGVPGALSLDLDFSYFKNFIGQARQQLTTLAKSSLFSMPGTRFMNASAAKSASATVPVDYDLAVWDSKDRVIAIFMGYLLAFLIGLLYLRITGLLSGASRGQRIEGLLAEVLIQAGGVLKVILIIGIEMIVFPLYCGTLLDLALLPLFSDATVASRIAFTAASPLTSLFVHWFVGTCYMFHFALFVSMCRKILRSGVLYFIRDPDDPTFHPIRDVLERSITTQLRKIGFSALVYGALVIVCLGGVVWGLHFALDGVLPIHWSASAPMLEFPVDLLFYNFVLPVIIQSFKPSDVLHGLYGWWFHKCAHFLRLSNFFFPERHLEEEGYHVRKTWWGVLSRSEGDWEHPVVGDDEQAAAERENRGVYFLRDGRYVRAPGSDQVRIPKGNHVFLEVTEDNERVDGRPDPADGLHGRSSNMFTKVYIPPSFRARIAAFILLIWLFAATTGVGITIIPLVIGRKIIGSYSSTPAPVNDVYAFSIGLCVVGALAYLAYYSSTALQFVRENSGAYLRSPRQAAQTSLGLVTHAARLVYMAQVAIILLPSLFALLTELYVLIPAHTLFGDRESHVVHVVQDWALGVLYVQMAIKLTVWQPRSWMAAAVNSVFQDGWLKPNASLATRALVLPIILFTAAAVTLPLLFGFIMRWTIFYSHVGVQPNIYRYAYPTTLLIVLSIWMVNLLLRQVAVWRTNIRDEVYLIGERLHNFSEKRARDVGVSRVMTG; encoded by the exons ATGAG CTCAATTTGGATTACCTATCAACACAAGCCTTCCGCAT CTCGGCGAGATTCACGAATGATGGAGCCCGCAGACAATCAATTCCGCGACACCGCGGACAACACCGCGTTCCCCGATCTAATGAACGACCCGACATATGACGAAAGGGAAAAGGGATTTGACGACCTAGATACCTGTCGGATATGTCACGGCGAGGCAACAGAAGAGGAACCGCTGTTTTACCCGTGCAAGTGCAGCGGTAGTATTAAATTCGTTCACCAAGTATGTCTTGTGGAATGGTTGTCACACTCACAGAAGAAACACTGCGAGCTCTGCAAAACGCCGTTCCGATTTACAAAACTATACGACCCAAACATGCCCCAAAGCCTACCCGCACCTCTGTTCGCGAAGCAAGCCCTGATTCAATGCTTCAGGACTCTGGTTACATGGCTGAGATTTGTGCTCGTTGCATTCGTCTGGCTGGGATGGCTGCCGTGGTCTATGCGCGCAATCTGGAGGGCACTGTTTTGGATTGCTGACGGCCGGTGGTCTGCCAATGAAAATGTTCGGAACCAGGCCGCCCAAACCGCCCAAGATGGTCTTGGGCTACTGTTTTCAAACGGGAGTGCTGTAAATGCCGCGGTAACTGACTCGCTTACCTCGACAATTTCTAACGCTGCTATCTCATCTACGACTGCTGTACCGTCCGCGCAATCGTCATTTCTTAATTCCACAGCCGGCGAACCGCTCATGCTCAACCTCATCAAAAAGGTGGTCCCTACTCTTTTCATGCCTGCATTTACCTCGACTGTCGGGCAAAGCGGACAAAACAACGAAACCGTTAGCTCAATGAAACCTCGGTATCCATCATGGCTCTCGGATGTGAAGTTCCTGAACTCGTTGACACCATACCCAACAATCAACAACATGATCATGGATACATTGGAAGGACAGCTCATCACCCTGCTTGTGGTTGTTGCGTTTATTCTACTCTTTTTGATCCGAGAATGGGTTGTTCAACAGCAACCAATGGTGAACATAGCGGAAGGAGAACGTGAGGCTGCTCTTCAGTTAATTGCAAATGCCAACAATCGGCTCAATGATCGATTCAATGATGAAGGTGGCCTTAGACAACCAGAACCCATTCCCGCTCACCCGGAAAATGAGGATAACGATGAACCCGCCGAGGCCCACGAGTTGGACAATGCTATCCTCCCTCATTTTGCTCCCCACTCCCCAGCTCCGTCCTCAAATGACTCTGAGTACGGTCTCCCTGGATTTGAAGCGGAGCCACGAGACTACAACGGGAACGATTCGGAATACGAAGCAGGAGGTCTTCCTCCTACAGCTCGTGCTTTAGCTTTCCGAGACTTAGTGGCCCGGACTCATGGTAATCATGAAGAAATGCTGCGTATTCTCCGCGAAGAGGCTCACGGTGATGATCTGGACTGGATCGTGAATGCTATCAGCGGAGCGACCATAAACCGGGATTCATCAGCAGGGCCTTCTACTCGTCCCCACGATCCCGATAATCCAGAAGTCCCAGACGGTGCTGATTCCGTTGATCTTCAAGATGGATATATCGATCACCCGCTGGATGCGGATGCCGGATCTTCTGCCCAGAACACGGATCGCAGACCACCGACTAGAGACAATGACGTTCCTGTCGCTAATGTACAAGCGGATGATCGGCCTCCGCTCGGTCTCACAGAAAGGGTATTCGAATGGTTTTGGGGAGATATCACACTCGCAGAGCGCGATACAGAAGAATTAGTTCCAGAAGACGACGAGCACATTGTTCAGGATCCGGCCTTGGAAGACCTTTTCGTGCCCTTGCCAAATCGGATGGGAAACGTTCAAGCGGATGCGGCTGCTGATGCTGCTGCCGCCGCAGATGCTGGGCTGGACCCCAACGATGTCGATGCAATCGAAGGGGATGATTTCGAAGGGATCATGGATCTCATTGGCATGCATGGTCCCATTTTCGGGCTTTTCCAGAATGGCGTCTTTTGTGCCCTTCTGATTGCGTTCACAGTAGCCATCGGTATTTGGCTCCCGTACCTATGGGGTAAAATTGCTCTTGTTTTGTTGGCCAACCCTCTCGAACTCGTCATCGGTGTTCCTATCACCGCGGTTGAAGTCATCACAGACATCGCTCTCGACACTCTTATTGGTGTTGTGGGGTATCTGATGTACTGGCTCAGCCTTGTTTTCAAGATTGTACTAAGCCCTCTCGGTGCTCTTTTGCCTACTGGAGAATGGATTTCCCGGGACAAGTCAGTCACTAGTGCATCGCTTTCCCTCATCGACGCAAGCAGTCACCGCTTGAACAAAGTGATCAAAGCATTCCTGGTCTTCCATGAATCTGATATCCCAATGTTCTCAGTGCTCTCGCACCAGGCGCTCAAGCTACACCAGGCTCGCCTCGGTGCTGTGTTCCAATCGGTCTTTGCCACTGTCAAATTCCTCCTGCATGATTTCCCAACTCGGCTTGTGACACTTGGTGTTCCCGGAGCCCTTTCATTGGACCTTGACTTTTCTTATTTCAAGAACTTCATTGGCCAAGCCCGACAACAACTGACCACCCTCGCTAAATCATCGCTTTTCTCGATGCCTGGAACAAGATTTATGAACGCCAGTGCAGCAAAATCAGCCTCTGCCACAGTGCCGGTAGATTATGACCTGGCGGTCTGGGACTCTAAGGATCGTGTTATCGCTATCTTCATGGGCTATTTGCTTGCATTCCTGATAGGGCTTCTCTATCTACGAATCACGGGGCTGCTTTCTGGTGCCAGTCGGGGGCAAAGGATCGAGGGCCTGCTTGCTGAGGTCCTGATACAAGCCGGAGGAGTTCTGAAggtcatcctcatcatcgggATTGAGATGATTGTCTTCCCTTTGTATTGTggcactcttcttgatcttgcATTACTTCCGCTCTTCTCCGACGCTACAGTGGCCTCTCGTATCGCTTTTACTGCTGCATCCCCGCTCACTTCACTTTTCGTGCACTGGTTTGTTGGAACTTGTTACATGTTCCACTTTGCCCTGTTTGTTTCCATGTGCAGAAAGATTCTGAGAAGTGGTGTGCTTT ACTTCATTCGTGACCCTGATGATCCAACCTTCCATCCAATACGTGATGTTCTCGAACGCAGCATCACTACCCAGCTCCGTAAGATCGGTTTCAGTGCTCTCGTATACGGTGCGCTAGTGATCGTTTGTCTAGGAGGTGTTGTCTGGGGTTTGCACTTTGCCCTTGATGGTGTTCTCCCGATTCACTGGTCGGCCAGCGCCCCGATGCTCGAGTTCCCGGTTGATCTCCTATTTTATAATTTTGTGTTGCCTGtcatcattcaatcattcaaacCTTCAGATGTTTTGCATGGCTTATATGGCTGGTGGTTCCACAAGTGTGCTCATTTTTTGCGTCTCagcaacttttttttcccagaAAGACACCTGGAGGAAGAAGGCTACCACGTGCGGAAGACCTGGTGGGGTGTCCTCTCCCGAAGCGAGGGTGACTGGGAACACCCAGTAGTTGGAGATGATGAGCAGGCTGCAGCTGAGCGGGAAAATCGTGGCGTCTATTTCCTGCGCGATGGTCGATACGTGCGCGCCCCTGGCTCTGATCAGGTCCGCATTCCGAAAGGCAACCACGTTTTCCTCGAGGTCACCGAGGACAATGAACGTGTTGATGGCAGGCCCGATCCTGCCGATGGGCTACATGGCCGGTCCAGCAACATGTTCACCAAAGTCTACATCCCTCCCTCCTTCCGGGCTCGGATTGCTGCCTTTATTCTTCTAATCTGGCTGTTTGCCGCCACCACAGGGGTAGGCATCACCATTATTCCCTTGGTAATTGGTCGGAAGATCATTGGGTCCTACTCCTCTACTCCGGCTCCGGTGAACGACGTCTACGCCTTTTCAATTGGTCTTTGCGTGGTCGGTGCGCTTGCCTACCTGGCGTACTACTCCAGCACCGCACTCCAATTCGTGCGAGAGAATTCAGGCGCATACCTTCGCTCCCCTCGCCAAGCAGCTCAGACCAGTCTGGGCCTCGTGACACATGCTGCTCGGCTTGTCTACATGGCCCAGGTTGCCATTATCCTTCTACCGTCACTCTTTGCGCTGCTCACTGAACTGTATGTTCTCATTCCAGCACACACCCTCTTTGGCGATAGAGAATCGCATGTCGTTCATGTCGTTCAGGACTGGGCGCTTGGAGTGTTGTATGTCCAGATGGCCATCAAGTTGACTGTCTGGCAGCCCCGTTCCTGGATGGCAGCTGCAGTCAACAGTGTCTTCCAAGATGGTTGGCTGAAGCCTAATGCGAGCCTTGCCACTCGCGCCCTTGTTCTTCCAATCATTCTCTTCACTGCAGCTGCAGTCACTTTGCCCTTGTTATTCGGGTTTATTATGCGTTGGACAATTTTCTACTCACACGTCGGCGTGCAGCCTAACATTTACCGTTATGCGTATCCCACTACACTCTTGATCGTCCTATCCATATGGATGGTAAATCTACTACTGAGACAAGTGGCGGTCTGGCGCACCAATATTCGCGACGAAGTCTATCTCATTGGAGAGAGACTGCATAATTTCAGTGAGAAACGAGCACGGGATGTCGGTGTGTCGCGGGTGATGACAGGCTGA